TGGTCCGCCGAGCAGCGCAAGAACGTGTGGCGCCAGGCCGAGTCCGGCGGCGTCATGCTCACGGGCATGGGCAACGACAAGTTCTACCAAAGCGTCTTCGATCACCTCGTGCTCGACGCGTGTCAGGTCACGAACCCGTCCATCGACCCGCTTCGTGAGCCCATGGAGCTTCGCACCTACTTGGGCCGCAAGCCCGACAGCGTCGAAGTCGAATCCGACGGCAAGGGCGGCTATCGCCTGAAGGAAGGCGCGGGCATCGCGAAGAACGTCAAGCTCGACGCCCCGATCATCTTCTCGCCGATGAGCTACGGTTCGGTCTCGCTCAACGTGCACAAGTCGCTTGCGATGGCGGCTGAGCGTCTCGGCATCCTGATGAACACCGGTGAAGGTGGACTGCACGCCGATCTGTACCCCTACCAGGACAATGTCATCGTCCAGGTCGCCTCGGGGCGTTTCGGCGTGAACCCGGAGTACCTGCAGCGTGGTGCCGCGATCGAGATCAAGGTCGGTCAGGGCGCCAAGCCTGGTATCGGCGGTCACCTCCCGGGCGAGAAGATCAACAAGGAAGTTTCGACGACTCGCATGATCCCGCAGGGGTCTGACGCGATCTCGCCCGCGCCGCATCACGATATCTACTCGATCGAGGATCTGCGCCAGCTCATCTACTCGCTCAAGGAGGCGTCGGGCTACAAGCCGGTCGGCGTCAAGATCGCGGCCGTGCACAACGTCGGCGCGATCGCATCGGGCATCGTGCGTGCGGGTGCGGACTACGTCTACCTCGACGGCTTCAAGGGCGGCACCGGCGCGGCTCCGGCCATCATCCGCGACCACATCGGTATCCCGCTTGAGATCGCGATCGCGGTCGTCGACCAGCGTCTGCGCGACGAGGGCATCCGCAACCAGGCGTCGATCATTGCAGCCGGCTCGATTCGTTCGTCGGCCGATATGGCCAAGGCGATCGCGCTGGGTGCCGACGTCGTCGCCATCGGCTCGGCGTCGCTCATGGCGCTCGGCTGCCACCTGTGTCAGGGCTGTCACACCGGCTGCTGCAGCTGGGGTCTGACCACCCAGAAGGCGGAGCTTACTCGCCGCGTCGATCCTGAGTGGGGTGCTGAGCGGCTGACCAACCTCGTTCACGCATGGAGTCACGAGCTGCAAGAGATTCTCGGCGCACTCGGCGTCAACGCCGTCGAGTCGCTTCGAGGTAGCCGTGAGCGTCTGCGCGCGGTCGGTCTCGATGCACAGACTTGCGAGATTCTCGGCGTCAAGCCGGCCGGGCTGTAGGGGAGAGGGATATGACAACGACAACCACGGGCCCGATCGAGGGCTACATCCAGACGGTGCCGACGCTCACCCGCGAGGGCGAGACGGTCACCATCGACGCGCAGAGCGTGTACTACAAGTATGTGAACGAGGCGATTCGCGCGGCCATCGCTGATGGGGCGAA
The nucleotide sequence above comes from Coriobacteriia bacterium. Encoded proteins:
- a CDS encoding 4Fe-4S binding protein; the protein is MPTTLIQPEFLVEIDYDKCHKCGRCVQQCGWGVYSFNERPFPDDTKCRACHRCVTYCPAHCIKIKKNDLALRDNANWSAEQRKNVWRQAESGGVMLTGMGNDKFYQSVFDHLVLDACQVTNPSIDPLREPMELRTYLGRKPDSVEVESDGKGGYRLKEGAGIAKNVKLDAPIIFSPMSYGSVSLNVHKSLAMAAERLGILMNTGEGGLHADLYPYQDNVIVQVASGRFGVNPEYLQRGAAIEIKVGQGAKPGIGGHLPGEKINKEVSTTRMIPQGSDAISPAPHHDIYSIEDLRQLIYSLKEASGYKPVGVKIAAVHNVGAIASGIVRAGADYVYLDGFKGGTGAAPAIIRDHIGIPLEIAIAVVDQRLRDEGIRNQASIIAAGSIRSSADMAKAIALGADVVAIGSASLMALGCHLCQGCHTGCCSWGLTTQKAELTRRVDPEWGAERLTNLVHAWSHELQEILGALGVNAVESLRGSRERLRAVGLDAQTCEILGVKPAGL